A genomic window from Treponema maltophilum ATCC 51939 includes:
- a CDS encoding energy-coupling factor transporter transmembrane component T family protein, translated as MNTKRKADPRTVLGIVFIFISFGLAVNKPLSSHVLLIICNFYLWDVRAYRESVLYSGMYSIIAVSMFYIHYIPNSTIALMIVSLSYFIQKFVIAVMMIIFLKKKTSMPSIISAMQTMKFPNIIAIPLIVVFRYLPSLKEDYGCLKDSLKIRGISISGLRFLIHPIRSLELIIVPILFRSLRIAEELSTSVLLRGIENYKNRTNIYPLKFTKTDFVYGLCTAIAVGAVSYLQFSNIF; from the coding sequence GTGAATACAAAAAGAAAAGCGGATCCGAGGACGGTACTCGGCATTGTATTTATTTTTATCTCGTTCGGTCTTGCCGTCAATAAGCCTCTCTCCTCACATGTTTTACTTATTATTTGTAATTTCTATTTATGGGATGTACGCGCTTATCGTGAATCCGTTTTATATAGCGGAATGTATAGTATCATTGCCGTGTCGATGTTTTATATTCATTATATTCCGAATTCGACAATTGCTCTCATGATTGTATCTTTAAGTTATTTTATTCAAAAATTCGTTATTGCGGTTATGATGATTATATTCTTGAAAAAGAAAACTTCCATGCCCTCTATTATATCGGCTATGCAGACGATGAAATTTCCAAACATAATAGCAATTCCCTTAATCGTTGTATTTAGGTATTTACCGTCCTTAAAAGAAGATTACGGCTGTTTAAAAGACAGTTTAAAAATAAGAGGAATTTCTATTTCGGGCTTACGGTTTTTAATTCATCCCATTCGTTCTTTGGAACTTATAATTGTTCCGATTTTATTTAGAAGTCTTCGCATAGCTGAGGAACTTTCCACATCGGTTTTGCTGAGAGGAATTGAAAATTATAAAAACAGAACAAATATCTATCCGCTCAAATTTACGAAAACGGATTTTGTATACGGATTATGTACGGCTATTGCTGTGGGTGCGGTATCGTACTTACAGTTTAGTAATATTTTTTAA
- a CDS encoding YkgJ family cysteine cluster protein — protein MEEARPFAGTKIADALNGVHALYADIDTEQRVWKRHTPAPCPAGCGMCCEHFEPDVYEYEALYLAAWLLAHDADKAETIRTRGALQSRNNDDGCFLYDPNTPYHCTVYGGRCLICRLFGHSGTRGKDMKIHWKPCKFTRPANTEAAGSPAHEYGEAELRESCGAVPPDMAVFSSRLLSLNPDDTHTRPLREALPEAIEKLRLILRFLTPPEPNSPEPDLPSPCPLSA, from the coding sequence ATGGAAGAAGCTCGGCCTTTTGCCGGAACGAAAATAGCTGATGCATTGAACGGCGTTCATGCTTTGTACGCCGATATAGATACCGAACAGCGGGTGTGGAAACGGCATACGCCCGCCCCCTGTCCCGCCGGCTGCGGAATGTGCTGCGAACATTTTGAACCCGATGTATACGAATACGAAGCGCTCTATCTTGCCGCGTGGCTTCTCGCACACGACGCCGACAAAGCCGAAACCATCCGCACGCGCGGCGCACTCCAATCGCGCAACAATGACGACGGTTGTTTTTTGTACGATCCGAATACTCCGTACCACTGCACCGTATACGGCGGGCGCTGCCTTATCTGCCGCTTGTTCGGTCATTCGGGAACGCGCGGCAAGGATATGAAGATTCATTGGAAGCCGTGTAAATTTACCCGGCCTGCGAATACGGAAGCGGCCGGTTCTCCCGCCCACGAGTACGGCGAAGCCGAATTGCGTGAATCCTGCGGTGCGGTGCCGCCCGATATGGCCGTTTTTTCTTCGCGCCTTTTGTCGCTGAATCCCGACGATACGCATACAAGGCCGCTTCGCGAAGCGCTTCCCGAAGCGATCGAAAAGCTCCGCCTTATTTTGCGCTTTTTAACGCCGCCCGAGCCGAATTCTCCCGAACCGGATCTTCCGTCGCCCTGTCCGCTCAGCGCTTAA
- a CDS encoding ABC transporter ATP-binding protein: MYKELFAFLSKRGKIDVCISSLFFTLYGLSSVGMLLTVFSMLFKIAAGTDVHGLYGAFAMLIGLVVFKGLCNMLADLKKHGAGFDVVQQIRERMIVKLKLFSLGFYTNERLGELNTILHKDVDNMSMVVGHMWPRMFGDFLIALAVFIGLCFIDLSAALVMAASIPLSLAYLFYTIKGAQKTEHNNNSALADMVSLFVEYVRGIPVLKSFSHNKSLDNELFEKTKKFGETSKAASRFKARQLSVFSFLIDAGYFVLFIYSGLAALRGSMDVLSFMIIAVISKEFYKPFAAMETHYMYYVSAVDSYHRLGKILHAEVIADKTDGVSPAQNDIVFNDIEFSYEEDEFKMNGVTFSVPEKTMTALVGESGSGKTTVTNLLLRFYDVQGGSITLGGIDIRDIPYDELLDRISIVMQNVQLFDNTIEENIRVGKKGATKEEIIEAAKKAKIHDFIMSLPKGYETDIGENGGLLSGGQRQRISIARAFLKDAPILILDEMTSNVDPVNESLIQDAIIKLAKNRTVIVIAHHLRTIQQADQILVFQKGSLIEKGKHDELLEKDGYYARLWKAQYGSGMCSR; the protein is encoded by the coding sequence ATGTATAAAGAATTATTTGCATTTTTGAGTAAGCGGGGAAAAATCGATGTATGTATTTCTTCTCTGTTTTTTACCTTGTACGGATTGAGCTCCGTGGGGATGTTGCTTACGGTGTTTTCGATGTTGTTTAAGATTGCTGCCGGGACTGATGTGCATGGGCTCTACGGGGCTTTTGCAATGCTGATAGGCTTGGTCGTTTTTAAGGGACTTTGCAATATGCTTGCCGACTTAAAAAAGCACGGAGCCGGCTTTGATGTGGTGCAGCAAATACGGGAGCGGATGATTGTAAAATTAAAGCTGTTTAGTTTGGGATTTTATACGAATGAACGGCTGGGAGAATTAAATACGATTCTTCATAAAGATGTGGACAATATGTCTATGGTGGTCGGTCATATGTGGCCGCGGATGTTCGGTGATTTTCTCATTGCTCTTGCGGTATTTATAGGCCTTTGTTTTATCGACCTTAGTGCAGCCCTTGTTATGGCCGCGTCGATTCCGCTTTCGCTTGCCTATCTTTTTTACACAATTAAAGGAGCACAAAAAACGGAACATAACAATAATTCCGCCCTTGCCGATATGGTGAGTTTATTTGTTGAATATGTACGCGGTATTCCGGTGCTCAAAAGTTTTTCGCATAATAAAAGTCTGGATAATGAACTTTTTGAAAAGACAAAAAAATTCGGAGAAACAAGTAAGGCTGCGTCCCGTTTTAAGGCAAGACAGCTTTCGGTCTTTTCGTTTTTAATCGATGCAGGGTATTTTGTTCTTTTCATTTATTCAGGTCTTGCCGCGTTACGTGGAAGCATGGATGTGCTCAGCTTTATGATTATCGCAGTCATTTCAAAAGAATTTTATAAACCTTTTGCAGCTATGGAAACGCACTATATGTATTATGTGTCTGCCGTAGACAGCTATCACCGCTTGGGAAAAATTCTTCATGCCGAGGTAATAGCCGATAAAACGGACGGAGTTTCTCCTGCACAAAACGATATTGTTTTTAACGATATAGAGTTTTCTTATGAAGAGGATGAATTCAAAATGAATGGAGTAACTTTTTCCGTTCCGGAAAAAACGATGACCGCGCTTGTAGGAGAATCGGGAAGCGGTAAGACGACGGTTACGAATTTGCTGTTGCGGTTTTACGATGTGCAAGGCGGAAGTATTACGCTCGGCGGAATTGATATACGAGATATTCCCTACGATGAACTTTTGGATCGCATCAGTATTGTTATGCAAAATGTGCAGCTATTTGATAACACCATCGAGGAAAATATCCGAGTAGGAAAAAAAGGAGCAACAAAAGAAGAAATTATCGAAGCTGCAAAAAAGGCAAAGATTCACGATTTTATTATGAGCTTGCCGAAAGGCTATGAAACGGATATTGGAGAAAACGGAGGTCTCTTATCCGGCGGACAAAGACAGCGGATTTCCATTGCACGAGCATTTTTAAAAGACGCACCGATTTTAATCCTCGACGAGATGACCAGCAATGTCGATCCCGTAAATGAGTCTTTAATACAGGATGCCATTATAAAACTTGCAAAAAACAGAACGGTCATAGTGATCGCTCATCATTTAAGGACTATTCAACAAGCAGATCAAATTCTTGTCTTTCAAAAAGGCAGTCTTATCGAAAAAGGAAAACACGATGAACTTTTGGAAAAAGATGGGTACTATGCGCGGCTTTGGAAAGCACAATACGGGAGCGGAATGTGCTCTCGCTAA
- a CDS encoding type II toxin-antitoxin system HicA family toxin, with protein sequence MAEYEKTVRKILNDNGCTFVRHGKGDHDIWYSPISKIRFTVDTKIKSRHTANAIMKQSGLNYKF encoded by the coding sequence ATGGCCGAATATGAAAAGACCGTACGAAAAATACTGAATGATAACGGCTGCACTTTTGTACGGCACGGTAAAGGCGATCATGATATTTGGTACAGCCCTATAAGCAAGATCCGCTTTACCGTTGATACAAAAATAAAATCGCGCCACACAGCCAATGCAATTATGAAACAAAGCGGGCTTAATTATAAATTTTAG
- the pth gene encoding aminoacyl-tRNA hydrolase yields the protein MDLIELVAFLGNTGKQYERNRHNAAWLFADSLQALSSLSWSKKFKGESATLNAGGRKIQLLKPHTFMNLSGESIAEAASFYKIKPERILVVHDELELPAGTFGLKWSGGLGGHNGLRSAKACLGTADFWRLRFGIGRPIYDDVALWVLSDFSKDEVPAMNAAFQGAGELFEALLTEDPEKLLPEWKKRQGGVQ from the coding sequence ATGGATTTAATCGAATTGGTCGCTTTTTTGGGCAACACGGGAAAACAATACGAGCGAAACCGTCACAACGCCGCATGGCTTTTTGCCGATTCTTTGCAGGCTCTTTCAAGCCTAAGTTGGAGTAAAAAATTCAAAGGAGAAAGCGCGACGCTGAATGCGGGCGGCCGAAAAATCCAATTGCTGAAGCCGCACACGTTTATGAATCTTTCCGGCGAAAGCATTGCCGAAGCGGCGTCCTTTTACAAGATAAAACCGGAGCGCATTTTGGTTGTCCACGACGAATTGGAGCTTCCGGCGGGAACGTTCGGGCTCAAATGGTCGGGCGGTTTGGGCGGCCATAACGGATTGCGCTCAGCAAAGGCCTGTTTGGGTACCGCCGATTTTTGGCGCTTGCGCTTCGGCATCGGGCGTCCGATTTATGACGATGTTGCGCTGTGGGTGCTGAGCGATTTTTCAAAAGATGAAGTTCCGGCGATGAATGCGGCTTTCCAAGGAGCGGGCGAACTTTTCGAAGCGCTTTTAACCGAAGATCCGGAAAAACTGCTTCCCGAATGGAAAAAACGACAAGGCGGAGTACAATGA
- a CDS encoding TetR/AcrR family transcriptional regulator, whose protein sequence is MQVLKEEVKDRILTAAEKVFYEQDYRSAKLTDIAEQADIPVALIYTYFKNKEGLFDEVVAGVLDNIIKMMEDEEKMEAGSPYERFNRGGASQLPKLLKNRIKLIILIDKSSGTKHENAKDMWVKRLEQHIKDGLKRYSKTKHDPMLAHILANNYVEGLMEIARHYKNEKWAEDMLFVLNKCYFNGVESL, encoded by the coding sequence ATGCAGGTATTAAAAGAAGAAGTCAAAGATAGAATTCTGACGGCTGCGGAAAAAGTATTTTATGAACAAGATTACAGAAGTGCAAAGCTGACGGATATTGCAGAACAGGCTGATATTCCTGTTGCGCTTATTTATACCTACTTCAAAAACAAAGAAGGATTATTTGATGAAGTAGTCGCAGGCGTATTGGATAACATCATTAAGATGATGGAAGATGAGGAAAAGATGGAAGCCGGAAGCCCCTATGAAAGATTTAATCGGGGCGGAGCATCTCAACTTCCCAAACTGTTAAAAAACAGAATTAAACTCATCATTTTAATAGACAAGAGCTCGGGAACGAAACATGAGAATGCAAAAGATATGTGGGTCAAGCGGTTGGAACAGCATATAAAAGACGGTTTAAAAAGATATTCAAAAACCAAGCACGATCCCATGCTTGCTCATATTTTGGCAAATAATTATGTTGAGGGACTTATGGAAATTGCACGGCACTATAAAAATGAAAAATGGGCAGAAGATATGCTCTTTGTTCTTAATAAGTGTTATTTTAACGGCGTGGAATCGCTTTAA
- a CDS encoding amidohydrolase family protein, which yields MAEREDSVHRVLIKNGIVVSGGKERQADMLIEDGRIVKTEKDIMLGSLLRHAESKLLDAEGCYVFPGFIDAFTQFEAEVFIEGQQESVRSPDDFESGTKAALAGGTTSIINCALQKNGQSLQDALDAQHAGALHKSSCNYGFHITLTPPKQTAEEDVNTAPEKSGEIPQKKSEDSPAEKSETVTEQMTKTVMRGVSSYTVSMSGFNLQLSDSEIFEILNAAKEHGALVCCRCENGDMVRHLVEEQLKNKRKRPSSHPISRPPAVEAEAVARFLSLAQLADVPVYILNVSAKQSLEQIKLAKKRGQKFFCGTAPQYLLLTDSLYRKGGFDGAKFICNPPLRKKQDLKALQKELMRGKADLNPGSKDNSYIDIICSDHAAFDLGEREKAAKKGFSKTAPGLPGAQYRAALLFTAADVGSEPDAQDSAPADTAEKELAPNFRLTPARFSALVSENPAKIFGLYPDRGTLAAGATADITVWDPSPCAVIGESNNLHKGGYTPYEGIRVRGQAKYVLLGGKVCVKDGTVVEEKQGRYLFRKTGYPAFN from the coding sequence ATGGCAGAGCGGGAAGATTCGGTACATCGGGTTCTCATAAAAAACGGAATTGTCGTATCGGGCGGAAAAGAGCGGCAGGCTGACATGCTTATCGAAGACGGCAGAATCGTCAAAACGGAAAAAGACATTATGCTCGGCAGTTTGCTGCGCCATGCCGAAAGCAAACTGTTGGACGCCGAAGGCTGTTATGTTTTTCCGGGATTTATCGACGCGTTTACGCAGTTTGAAGCCGAAGTTTTTATCGAAGGCCAACAGGAAAGCGTGCGCAGCCCCGACGATTTTGAAAGCGGAACGAAGGCCGCCCTCGCAGGAGGAACCACGTCGATTATCAACTGCGCGCTGCAAAAAAACGGGCAAAGCTTGCAGGATGCGCTGGATGCACAACATGCCGGCGCCCTTCATAAAAGCAGCTGCAATTACGGTTTTCATATCACCCTCACTCCTCCGAAACAAACGGCCGAAGAAGACGTAAACACGGCGCCCGAAAAGAGCGGCGAAATTCCGCAAAAAAAATCGGAAGATTCTCCGGCGGAAAAGTCCGAAACCGTAACGGAGCAAATGACCAAAACGGTTATGCGCGGCGTTTCAAGCTATACCGTATCCATGAGCGGCTTTAACCTGCAATTAAGCGATTCGGAAATTTTTGAAATTCTGAACGCGGCAAAAGAACACGGCGCCCTCGTGTGCTGCCGCTGCGAAAACGGCGACATGGTGCGCCATTTGGTTGAAGAACAGCTGAAAAACAAACGCAAGCGCCCGTCGTCCCACCCGATCAGCCGCCCGCCTGCGGTCGAAGCGGAAGCGGTTGCCCGCTTTTTGTCGCTCGCCCAACTTGCGGACGTTCCCGTATATATATTGAACGTGTCGGCAAAGCAAAGTTTGGAACAAATAAAACTTGCCAAAAAACGCGGGCAAAAGTTTTTTTGCGGGACGGCCCCGCAATATCTTTTATTGACCGATTCTTTGTACCGCAAAGGCGGATTCGACGGCGCAAAATTCATATGTAATCCGCCGCTTCGCAAAAAACAGGATTTAAAAGCGCTCCAAAAAGAATTGATGCGCGGCAAAGCGGATTTGAATCCCGGCTCAAAAGACAATTCTTACATCGATATAATCTGTTCTGATCATGCGGCCTTCGATCTTGGCGAACGTGAAAAAGCGGCAAAAAAGGGCTTTTCAAAGACGGCGCCCGGCCTTCCCGGCGCACAGTACCGCGCCGCGCTGCTTTTTACCGCGGCGGACGTCGGTTCCGAGCCGGATGCACAAGACAGCGCTCCGGCCGACACAGCCGAAAAAGAACTTGCACCGAATTTCCGCCTCACGCCCGCCCGTTTCTCGGCCCTCGTAAGCGAAAACCCCGCAAAAATATTCGGTTTGTACCCCGATCGGGGAACTTTGGCCGCGGGAGCGACCGCCGACATAACCGTATGGGATCCTTCGCCTTGTGCCGTCATCGGCGAATCGAACAATCTGCATAAGGGCGGCTACACACCCTACGAAGGCATACGCGTCCGCGGGCAGGCAAAATACGTCCTTTTAGGCGGGAAAGTGTGTGTAAAAGACGGTACGGTCGTCGAAGAAAAACAGGGCCGCTACCTTTTCCGCAAAACGGGCTACCCCGCTTTCAATTAA
- a CDS encoding ABC transporter ATP-binding protein, producing the protein MLSLKDISYKTRTGLLILDNINLEIKKGEFVVITGKSGSGKSTLGSVINGLISHYYDGVLTGEAYLNGKDIRTMELSQIGCMVGCVFQDPRSQFFMTDPFSETAFGCSNMLLNREEILKRVDNSLKLLGINHLKEKSIFKLSSGEKQKLAIASCYAMSPDIFLFDEPTANLDIHSIFDLENMLRSLKEEGKTIIILEHRLFYLSALCSRMLVMDKGRITGEFSKDEFFELQKNNKNIRPIYLENLDTVHSKSIVDKTTPLFEIKNISYSHSKQEKTDVLKDISIRAYEKEVIGIIGENGAGKTTLAKLCTGLLKEKSGNVLIKGEKRSYKKRAGSMYFVMQDSDFQLFGNTVEDELDIGKKGGGLNGTEKETVLSDFEILDLKEWHPLALSRGQKQRLTIAAAFCNNCKILFLDEPTSGLDKHSMDLVSKSILTEAKAGRLIFVISHDYEFLLSVCNRIIYLKSGMVHADFNLNNDTKKMLWELLSKKEER; encoded by the coding sequence GTGCTCTCGCTAAAAGATATTTCGTATAAAACAAGGACAGGTCTTCTCATTCTCGACAATATAAACCTCGAAATAAAAAAAGGAGAATTTGTTGTCATTACCGGAAAAAGCGGAAGCGGGAAGAGCACACTCGGCTCTGTTATCAACGGCCTTATCTCGCATTACTATGACGGAGTATTAACGGGCGAAGCTTATCTAAACGGAAAAGATATACGCACTATGGAGCTTTCACAAATAGGCTGCATGGTAGGCTGTGTATTCCAAGACCCGCGAAGTCAGTTTTTTATGACCGATCCTTTTAGTGAAACGGCATTCGGTTGCAGCAATATGCTTTTGAACAGGGAAGAAATACTGAAAAGGGTAGACAACAGTTTGAAACTGCTTGGAATAAATCATCTAAAAGAGAAGAGTATCTTTAAACTTTCAAGCGGTGAAAAACAAAAACTGGCTATAGCGTCATGCTATGCGATGTCGCCTGACATTTTTTTGTTCGATGAGCCTACAGCCAATCTGGATATTCATTCCATCTTTGATTTGGAAAACATGTTACGGAGCTTAAAAGAAGAAGGAAAAACCATTATCATTTTGGAGCATCGATTATTTTATCTTTCGGCCTTATGCAGCCGTATGCTCGTTATGGATAAGGGAAGAATTACGGGAGAATTCTCAAAAGACGAATTTTTTGAGCTGCAAAAAAACAATAAAAATATTCGACCCATATATTTGGAAAATCTCGATACGGTTCATTCTAAAAGTATTGTCGATAAAACTACCCCATTGTTTGAAATAAAAAATATTTCATATTCACATTCAAAACAGGAAAAAACCGATGTGCTTAAAGACATATCGATAAGGGCTTATGAAAAGGAAGTTATTGGCATTATAGGTGAAAACGGAGCGGGTAAAACAACTCTTGCTAAATTGTGTACAGGCTTATTAAAAGAAAAAAGCGGAAACGTTTTGATTAAAGGAGAAAAGCGTAGCTATAAGAAAAGGGCGGGAAGTATGTATTTTGTCATGCAGGACTCCGACTTTCAACTTTTCGGTAACACCGTAGAGGATGAATTGGATATAGGAAAAAAAGGCGGCGGTTTGAACGGCACGGAAAAAGAAACCGTTTTATCGGATTTTGAAATTCTTGATTTAAAAGAATGGCATCCGCTTGCCCTCTCAAGAGGTCAAAAGCAACGGCTTACCATTGCAGCGGCTTTTTGCAATAACTGTAAGATACTTTTTTTAGATGAACCGACAAGCGGTTTGGATAAACATTCTATGGATTTAGTTTCTAAAAGTATTCTCACTGAGGCAAAGGCAGGTAGGCTTATATTTGTAATATCGCATGATTATGAATTTTTACTGTCTGTCTGCAACAGAATTATTTATTTAAAAAGCGGAATGGTTCACGCTGATTTCAATTTAAATAATGATACCAAGAAAATGCTTTGGGAGCTTTTAAGTAAAAAAGAGGAAAGGTGA
- a CDS encoding DUF1902 domain-containing protein, which produces MEYVVTIAWDGEANVWTASSDDVKGLVLEAGSIDALMERVRHAVPELLTLNKQNTDDRTVLHFYIEKSERMYA; this is translated from the coding sequence GTGGAATATGTTGTTACAATCGCTTGGGACGGAGAAGCGAATGTCTGGACAGCTTCCAGCGATGACGTCAAAGGCCTCGTTCTTGAAGCCGGTTCAATAGACGCTCTTATGGAACGCGTACGCCATGCGGTTCCCGAATTGCTTACCCTAAATAAGCAAAATACCGATGACCGGACCGTCTTACACTTTTATATTGAAAAATCGGAACGAATGTACGCATAA
- a CDS encoding MptD family putative ECF transporter S component, which yields METKTNKLNARDFIFIGIFAAVALLIFFITGALAALTLFGTIANIPITLFFVSIAFMLAVSKVRKTGVFFIMGIIIVLPGFMAANGIGVGLSIIGWFIAETLASTMKYKDKKAIILSYVLGSTLQTALFTLPMYLSHGEYFVQRKEILHLTDEALQQYLQVVGSWQMYGSMIALTVITSFAGAWLSMRILKKHFEKAGMV from the coding sequence ATGGAAACAAAGACAAACAAGTTGAATGCGCGGGATTTTATTTTTATCGGAATCTTCGCTGCGGTTGCACTATTAATTTTCTTTATTACGGGAGCACTCGCTGCATTAACGCTTTTCGGCACGATAGCCAATATCCCGATTACGCTGTTTTTTGTATCGATAGCATTTATGCTGGCGGTATCAAAGGTAAGAAAAACGGGCGTCTTTTTTATTATGGGGATAATTATCGTTTTACCGGGATTTATGGCAGCAAACGGAATAGGCGTCGGCCTTTCAATTATCGGCTGGTTCATTGCGGAGACTCTTGCGTCAACGATGAAGTACAAAGATAAAAAAGCAATTATTCTGTCCTATGTGCTGGGCTCCACATTGCAGACAGCCTTGTTCACCCTGCCTATGTATCTTTCGCATGGAGAATACTTTGTGCAAAGAAAGGAGATTTTACATTTAACGGATGAAGCTTTACAACAGTATTTGCAGGTTGTGGGTTCATGGCAGATGTACGGATCAATGATTGCATTAACAGTTATAACAAGTTTCGCGGGAGCGTGGCTTTCTATGCGGATATTAAAAAAACATTTTGAAAAAGCGGGGATGGTATAA
- a CDS encoding ABC transporter ATP-binding protein, producing the protein MTEKELKKQVTGKTFLSNVLLALKIVFDLLPQVLLVLVISSLFSGKAEREYFKMIAVGIFISFMLKACCNYLAVKTAHDRAFSTLTELRLAIIEHLKKLNLGFFKKHTTGELTSIVEHDVEQIEIYLAHGLPEIMAATLLPVLVFIAMLFIDYRLALIMITGVPLMFLVQQLSAKTMQKKFQIYFEREMQMREDMMEYVKNIAVIKAFAKEECFSGRTLDSARSYVQDVKKSMGAVTGPMVLIDIFMEAGAVSVMTLGSILLLHNNISTAQFILSVILSSVFVSAISKTATLHHFSIVFTEKLKSIAVILCAPLAKEKISEKLKTGDIECKNVHFKYEKDGFALKDITVQCKENTLNALVGPSGCGKSTLANLIMGFWDVDSGVLTISGKDISRYDTDSISALIGSVQQEVILFNMSIFENIAIGKAGASEAEVIEAAQKARCHDFISALPHGYNTKVGEMGVKLSGGEKQRISIARMILKNAPILILDEAMAAVDSENEKLINEAIEELRKNKTVITIAHHLNTVQNADKIIVMDKGRILDSGTHEELISRCTFYKEMVEAQNKVDNWRVG; encoded by the coding sequence ATGACTGAAAAAGAATTGAAAAAACAGGTAACGGGTAAAACCTTTTTGTCCAATGTGCTGCTTGCGCTTAAAATAGTGTTTGACTTACTACCGCAGGTTTTATTGGTACTGGTAATAAGCAGCCTATTTTCGGGAAAAGCGGAAAGAGAATATTTTAAAATGATTGCCGTAGGTATTTTCATCTCGTTTATGCTCAAGGCGTGTTGTAATTATCTTGCCGTAAAGACAGCTCATGACAGGGCTTTTAGTACATTGACGGAATTACGGCTTGCCATAATTGAACACCTTAAAAAATTGAATTTAGGCTTTTTTAAAAAGCATACTACCGGCGAGCTTACAAGCATTGTTGAACACGATGTAGAGCAGATTGAAATATATCTGGCGCACGGTCTTCCGGAAATTATGGCGGCAACTCTTCTTCCTGTTCTGGTTTTTATTGCAATGCTTTTTATAGATTACCGGCTCGCATTAATAATGATTACAGGGGTACCGCTTATGTTCCTTGTACAACAATTATCTGCAAAGACCATGCAAAAAAAATTCCAAATATATTTTGAACGAGAAATGCAGATGAGGGAAGATATGATGGAATATGTAAAAAATATTGCCGTCATAAAGGCCTTTGCAAAAGAAGAGTGTTTTAGCGGTAGGACTTTGGATTCTGCACGCTCTTATGTGCAAGATGTAAAAAAGAGTATGGGTGCCGTTACGGGTCCGATGGTGCTTATAGATATTTTTATGGAAGCCGGAGCGGTATCGGTTATGACGTTAGGAAGTATACTGCTCTTACATAACAATATTTCTACCGCTCAGTTTATATTGTCCGTTATCTTATCTTCGGTATTTGTGTCGGCAATAAGTAAAACCGCAACGCTCCATCACTTTTCCATCGTGTTTACTGAAAAGCTCAAAAGCATAGCGGTGATTCTCTGTGCGCCTCTTGCAAAAGAAAAGATCAGCGAAAAACTGAAAACGGGAGATATAGAATGCAAAAACGTACATTTTAAGTATGAAAAAGACGGCTTTGCGTTAAAAGATATTACGGTACAATGTAAAGAAAACACTTTAAATGCGCTTGTCGGGCCGAGCGGCTGCGGTAAAAGCACGCTTGCGAATCTTATCATGGGTTTTTGGGACGTTGATTCAGGCGTGCTCACAATTTCGGGTAAAGATATTTCACGCTATGATACGGACAGCATTTCCGCTCTTATTGGAAGTGTTCAGCAGGAAGTAATTCTTTTTAATATGAGCATTTTTGAAAATATCGCGATCGGTAAGGCGGGCGCTTCGGAAGCGGAAGTTATAGAGGCCGCCCAAAAAGCACGATGTCATGATTTTATTTCCGCCCTGCCTCACGGCTACAACACAAAGGTAGGAGAGATGGGCGTAAAACTTTCGGGAGGAGAAAAGCAAAGAATATCCATTGCCCGGATGATTCTTAAAAATGCCCCTATTCTTATTTTAGATGAAGCGATGGCTGCGGTTGACAGCGAAAACGAAAAACTCATAAACGAGGCGATCGAAGAATTAAGAAAAAATAAAACGGTCATCACGATTGCGCATCACCTGAACACCGTACAAAACGCGGACAAAATAATCGTTATGGATAAAGGCCGCATACTGGATTCCGGCACACATGAAGAATTGATTTCGCGATGCACCTTTTATAAAGAAATGGTCGAAGCCCAAAACAAAGTAGACAACTGGCGAGTAGGGTAA